A region from the Vicia villosa cultivar HV-30 ecotype Madison, WI linkage group LG3, Vvil1.0, whole genome shotgun sequence genome encodes:
- the LOC131657359 gene encoding agamous-like MADS-box protein AGL11 isoform X1: protein MGRGKIEIKRIENTTNRQVTFCKRRNGLLKKAYELSVLCDAEVALIVFSSRGRLYEYSNNNIRSTIDRYKKACSDHSSTTTTTEINAQYYQQESAKLRQQIQMLQNSNRHLMGDALSTLTVKELKQLENRLERGITRIRSKKHEMLLAEIEYFQKREIELENENLCLRTKQMQISDVERLPPQVNMVSGQELNAIQALASRNFFNPNMMEDGTSYNQSSDKKILHLG from the exons ATGGGGAGAGGAAAGATTGAGATAAAAAGAATTGAAAATACAACAAATAGGCAAGTGACTTTCTGCAAGAGAAGAAACGGGCTTCTGAAAAAAGCTTATGAATTATCAGTTTTGTGTGATGCTGAAGTTGCTCTCATTGTCTTCTCCAGCCGTGGAAGACTCTATGAATATTCAAACAATAA CATTAGGTCAACAATTGATAGGTACAAGAAAGCATGTTCAGATCATTCAAGCACCACAACTACCACTGAAATTAATGCTCAG TATTATCAGCAAGAATCTGCGAAACTTCGACAACAGATACAGATGCTGCAAAATTCTAACAG GCATTTGATGGGGGATGCTTTAAGCACATTGACTGTGAAAGAGCTTAAGCAGCTAGAGAACAGGCTTGAAAGAGGAATCACTAGGATTAGATCTAAGAAA CATGAGATGCTACTGGCAGAAATTGAATACTTTCAGAAAAGG GAGATTGAGCTGGAAAATGAAAATCTTTGTCTTCGGACTAAG CAAATGCAGATAAGTGATGTTGAAAGGCTTCCTCCTCAAGTAAACATGGTTTCTGGACAAGAACTGAATGCAATTCAAGCATTAGCATCTCGTAATTTCTTCAATCCAAATATGATGGAAGATGGAACTTCCTACAATCAATCATCAGAtaagaagattcttcatcttgg GTGA
- the LOC131657359 gene encoding agamous-like MADS-box protein AGL11 isoform X2, giving the protein MGRGKIEIKRIENTTNRQVTFCKRRNGLLKKAYELSVLCDAEVALIVFSSRGRLYEYSNNNIRSTIDRYKKACSDHSSTTTTTEINAQYYQQESAKLRQQIQMLQNSNRHLMGDALSTLTVKELKQLENRLERGITRIRSKKHEMLLAEIEYFQKREIELENENLCLRTKISDVERLPPQVNMVSGQELNAIQALASRNFFNPNMMEDGTSYNQSSDKKILHLG; this is encoded by the exons ATGGGGAGAGGAAAGATTGAGATAAAAAGAATTGAAAATACAACAAATAGGCAAGTGACTTTCTGCAAGAGAAGAAACGGGCTTCTGAAAAAAGCTTATGAATTATCAGTTTTGTGTGATGCTGAAGTTGCTCTCATTGTCTTCTCCAGCCGTGGAAGACTCTATGAATATTCAAACAATAA CATTAGGTCAACAATTGATAGGTACAAGAAAGCATGTTCAGATCATTCAAGCACCACAACTACCACTGAAATTAATGCTCAG TATTATCAGCAAGAATCTGCGAAACTTCGACAACAGATACAGATGCTGCAAAATTCTAACAG GCATTTGATGGGGGATGCTTTAAGCACATTGACTGTGAAAGAGCTTAAGCAGCTAGAGAACAGGCTTGAAAGAGGAATCACTAGGATTAGATCTAAGAAA CATGAGATGCTACTGGCAGAAATTGAATACTTTCAGAAAAGG GAGATTGAGCTGGAAAATGAAAATCTTTGTCTTCGGACTAAG ATAAGTGATGTTGAAAGGCTTCCTCCTCAAGTAAACATGGTTTCTGGACAAGAACTGAATGCAATTCAAGCATTAGCATCTCGTAATTTCTTCAATCCAAATATGATGGAAGATGGAACTTCCTACAATCAATCATCAGAtaagaagattcttcatcttgg GTGA
- the LOC131657360 gene encoding cellulose synthase-like protein G1 gives MATFTLHKETVQSWLLLSRTHILFHFICVLFLFYYRIKNFIISYPWILMTLAEVILSIMWFFNQAYRWRPVSRSVMTEKLPVDENLPGLDIFVCTIDPEKEPTVEVMNTVVSAIAMDYPSDKLSVYLSDDGGSLVTYFGIKEASEFAKVWVPFCKKYGIKSRCPKVFFSPLGEDEHVLMSHEFEVERDQIKVKYENMQKNIEKFSSDPKNLRMVTDRPSRIEIVNEESEIPRVVYVSRERRPSLPHKFKGGALNTLLRVSGLISNGPYVLAVDCDMYCNDPSSAKQAMCFFLDPETSKYIAFVQFPQMFHNLSKKDIYDNQSRTAFKTMWQGMDGLRGPGLSGSGNYLNRSALLFGSPNQKDEYLHDAQKYFGESTTYIESLKAIRGQEISKKNLSKDEILQEAQIVSSCSYETHTKWGTEVGFSYGILLESTITGYLLHCRGWKSAYLYPKTPCFLGCAPTDIKEGMLQLVKWLSELCLLAVSKYSPFTYGFSRMSTIHNFTYCFMSISSLYAIGFILYGIVPQVCFFKGISIFPKVTDPWFAVFAFLYIATQIQHLIEVISGDGSVSMWWDEQRIWILKSVTSLFAMTEAIKKWLGLNKKKFNLSNKAIDTDKEKIKKYEQGRFDFQGAALYMSPMIMLLIVNTICFFGGLWRLFKTRDFEEMFGQLFLVSYVMALSYPIFEGILTMKSKSG, from the exons ATGGCAACTTTCACACTTCACAAAGAAACAGTTCAATCATGGTTACTTCTAAGTAGAACTCACATATTATTCCACTTCATATGTGTCTTGTTCCTCTTTTACTATCGTATCAAAAATTTCATTATTTCCTATCCATGGATTTTAATGACACTAGCTGAAGTTATTCTATCAATCATGTGGTTTTTTAACCAAGCGTACCGGTGGCGGCCGGTGAGTCGATCGGTGATGACCGAGAAACTCCCGGTCGACGAGAATTTACCAGGACTCGATATATTTGTGTGCACGATCGATCCTGAGAAAGAACCGACCGTTGAAGTTATGAACACGGTTGTTTCGGCTATTGCTATGGATTACCCTAGTGATAAACTTTCTGTTTATCTTTCTGATGATGGTGGTTCTCTTGTTACTTATTTTGGGATTAAAGAAGCTTCTGAATTTGCTAAAGTTTGGGTTCCTTTTTGTAAAAAATATGGTATTAAATCAAGATGCCCTAAGGTTTTTTTCTCTCCTTTGGGTGAGGATGAACATGTTCTTATGTCACATGAATTTGAAGTAGAAAGAGACCAGATTAAG GTGAAGTACGAGAACATgcagaaaaatattgaaaaattcaGTTCTGACCCGAAAAATCTTCGCATGGTTACTGACAGGCCTTCTCGGATTGAG attgTAAACGAAGAATCAGAAATTCCACGCGTTGTTTACGTATCTCGTGAAAGAAGACCATCacttcctcacaaattcaaaggaGGAGCCCTAAATACATTG CTTAGAGTGTCAGGTTTGATCAGCAATGGACCTTATGTACTAGCAGTGGATTGTGATATGTATTGCAATGATCCATCATCAGCCAAACAAGCAATGTGTTTCTTTCTTGATCCAGAAACCTCTAAGTATATTGCTTTTGTTCAATTCCCTCAAATGTTTCACAATCTTAGCAAAAAAGACATCTATGATAACCAATCCAGAACTGCTTTTaag ACAATGTGGCAAGGAATGGATGGATTGAGAGGTCCAGGTCTTTCTGGCAGTGGTAATTACTTGAATAGAAGTGCATTGCTATTTGGAAGTCCAAATCAAAAAG ATGAGTATCTTCATGATGCCCAAAAATACTTTGGAGAATCAACCACATACATAGAATCACTCAAGGCCATTCGTGGACAAGAAATTAGCAAAAAGAACCTTTCAAAAGATGAAATTTTGCAAGAAGCCCAAATAGTTTCATCTTGTTCGTATGAAACACACACAAAATGGGGCACAGAAGTAGGATTTTCATATGGAATTTTACTAGAGAGTACTATCACTGGATATCTTTTACACTGCAGAGGATGGAAATCAGCTTATCTTTACCCCAAAACACCTTGTTTCTTAGGTTGTGCACCAACTGATATCAAAGAAGGAATGCTTCAATTGGTGAAATGGTTGTCTGAACTTTGCTTGCTTGCTGTCTCTAAATATAGTCCTTTTACTTATGGATTTTCAAGAATGTCAACTATTCATAACTTCACCTATTGCTTCATGTCAATTTCATCTTTATATGCTATTGGATTCATCCTTTATGGCATTGTACCTCAAGTTTGCTTCTTCAAAGGAATTTCCATTTTCCCTAAG GTCACAGATCCTTGGTTTGCAGTGTTTGCATTCTTATACATAGCGACACAAATTCAACATTTAATAGAGGTGATTTCTGGTGATGGCTCAGTTTCAATGTGGTGGGATGAACAAAGAATTTGGATTTTAAAATCAGTTACAAGTTTATTTGCAATGACCGAGGCAATTAAAAAATGGTTAGGATTAAACAAGAAGAAATTCAACTTATCAAACAAAGCAATTGACACAGACAAAGAGAAAATCAAGAAATATGAACAAGGTAGGTTTGATTTTCAAGGTGCGGCTTTGTATATGTCTCCAATGATTATGTTACTCATAGTCAACACTATTTGTTTCTTTGGTGGTTTATGGAGACTTTTCAAAACAAGAGACTTTGAAGAAATGTTTGGTCAACTTTTTTTAGTAAGTTATGTCATGGCTCTCAGTTATCCAATTTTTGAAGGAATTTTAACCATGAAAAGTAAGAGTGGATAA